In Tursiops truncatus isolate mTurTru1 chromosome X, mTurTru1.mat.Y, whole genome shotgun sequence, the following proteins share a genomic window:
- the LOC101328290 gene encoding NF-kappa-B-activating protein, with the protein MAPVSGSRSPEWEASGSGGKKRRSSSKSPKPSKSSRSPRGRRSRSHSCSRSGDRNGLSHQLSGPNQGSRNQSYRSRSRSRSRERPSAPRGAPFASASSSAYYGGYSRPYGSDKPWPSLLDKEREESLRQKRLSERERIGELGAPEVWGLSPKNPEPDSDEHTPVEDEEPKKSTTSASTSEEEKKKKKSSHSKERSKKKRKKKASKRKHKKYSDDSDSDSDSETDSSDEDTKRRAKKAKKKEKKKKRRSKKYKKKKSKKSRKDSSDSSSKESQEEFLENPWKDRSKPEEPSDLIGPEAPKTLASQDDKPLNYGHALLPGEGAAMAEYVKAGKRIPRRGEIGLTSEEIASFECSGYVMSGSRHRRMEAVRLRKENQIYSADEKRALASFNQEERRKRENKILASFREMVYRKTKGKEDK; encoded by the exons ATCCTCTCGCTCCCCGCGGGGCCGCCGCTCTCGCTCGCACTCTTGCTCTCGGTCCGGGGACCGGAATGGCCTTAGCCATCAACTGAGTGGCCCCAACCAAGGCTCCCGAAACCAGTCCTACCGCTCCCGCTCGCGGTCACGCTCTCGAGAGCGGCCCTCCGCGCCGCGGGGCGCCCCTTTCGCTTCTGCCTCCTCGTCCGCCTATTATGGCGGCTACTCACGCCCCTACGGGAGCGACAAGCCATGGCCTAGCCTCCTGgacaaggagagggaagagagccTGCGGCAGAA GAGattaagtgagagagagaggattgGAGAATTGGGAGCTCCTGAAGTATGGGGACTTTCTCCAAAGAATCCAGAACCAGA cTCTGATGAACATACACCAGTAGAGGACGAAGAGCCAAAGAAAAGTACCACTTCAGCTTCTACTTcagaag aagaaaagaagaagaagaagtctAGTCATTCAAAAGAAAGgtccaagaaaaagaggaagaaaaaagcatctaaaagaaaacacaagaagtATTCTGATGATAGTGACAGTGACTCTGATTCTGAAACAGACTCCAGTG ATGAAGATACaaaaaggagagcaaagaaagccaagaaaaaggaaaagaagaagaaacgcAGAtc gaagaaatataagaaaaagaagtctAAGAAGAGCAGAAAAGATTCCAGTGATTCAAGTTCTAAAGAGTCCCAAGAAGAGTTTCTGGAGAATCCCTGGAAGGATCGATCAA AGCCTGAAGAACCCTCAGATTTGATTGGCCCAGAGGCTCCCAAAACACTTGCCTCTCAAGATGATAAACCTTTGAA CTATGGCCATGCTCTGTTACCTGGTGAAGGTGCAGCTATGGCTGAATATGTAAAAGCTGGAAAACGTATCCCACGAAGAGGTGAAATTGGCTTGACAAGTGAAGAAATTGCATCATTTGAATGCTCGGGTTACGTAATGAGTGGTAGCAG GCATCGCCGAATGGAGGCTGTGCGACTGCGAAAAGAGAACCAGATCTATAGTGCTGATGAGAAGAGAGCCCTTGCATCCTTTAACCAAGAAGAGAGacgaaagagagaaaacaagattCTGGCCAGCTTTCGAGAGATGGTATACAGAAAAACTAAAGGGAAAGAGGACAAATAA